A genomic region of Candidatus Kapaibacterium sp. contains the following coding sequences:
- a CDS encoding efflux RND transporter permease subunit codes for MNITEISIKRPSLIIVLFSVFILLGYIGYKNLSYELMPDFNQPVVVIKTVYPGAEPNEVESSVSRKIEDALSNLEGVDYLVTKSLPNASIIIANLKYGTDLDKTMQDAQRYIDNIRKDLPNEILSPVMSKVSPNDLPIMSISATSNLPATEFYQKMIDDYLPQIQQIKGVAEITVLGGEEREIQVQVNQDKLELYRISLYQVVEAINRSGLDLPAGKVQTDKESNSVRLTGKFTKLKDIENVQIAMPIQGSPIYVKDVADIIDGIKETTSISRYNGIGGIGLLLKKQGDANAVDVSELVREKFAAIESQNPDSELQFIIADDSTDNTIAAVNSVIIDLILAVFLVSLVMLLFLRSLRNSIIVLVAIPTSLVTAFAVMWILGYTLNLMTLLAMSLIIGILVDDATVVLENIQRHLDMGKKKRTAAMEGRMEIGFSAVSITLVDVVVFIPILFLQVFVADMLKQFSVVVVTSTLTSLLVGFTLTPWMASRIGKKEDLQATNLFNRFLLWFEKQLEVFINWYGRKLEWVLSHKLIFSGIVLLLFVMTFGILKQGIIGKELISTGDQGKFRLALEYDKYISIEQNNLVSSEIEQFIISQPEVSTVFSNIGGPSTGIGSLGVGSPNKTEFTIQLKTKKERNNIRTEEFMRRLRSDLQMNFPGINYSMAALGLVPRSAPIEITLSGINSNLVMHHAKELKSVIETIPGADNVRLSVEEGSPEFKIIPDKDKMQRLGLNTAYVGLNLRAAYTGNDDATLTEVGIEYPIRIRLNEFSRQNFEDVQQLTITNQMGIPVKISQFASVQHDNSPSLLERKDRQPAVTLTSDALGRPSGTVADDVVAYLKDNPLPKEVEMTWGGDIKRQNDSFGALGSVLLISFLLIYLILVALYDNFIYPFVVLFSIPVAAIGAFLALNLTLSNLSLFALLGLIMLMGLVTKNAILIVDFTNQLKAGGKHFRDALIIAGKERMRPILMTTLSMVFGMLPIALATGTAAEWKNGLAWVIIGGLLSSLILTVFLVPMVYYWVDTAKEKFSKNK; via the coding sequence ATGAACATTACAGAAATTTCAATCAAAAGACCATCGCTGATAATAGTATTATTCAGTGTATTTATCTTATTAGGTTATATCGGGTATAAGAATTTGAGTTATGAATTAATGCCGGACTTTAACCAACCGGTAGTTGTAATCAAAACGGTATATCCCGGAGCCGAGCCAAACGAAGTAGAGAGTTCGGTCTCAAGAAAAATCGAAGATGCCCTATCGAATTTGGAAGGCGTTGATTACTTGGTTACCAAGTCGTTACCAAATGCCTCCATCATTATTGCTAATCTAAAATATGGAACTGACTTAGACAAAACAATGCAAGATGCTCAACGGTACATTGACAATATTCGCAAAGATTTGCCGAATGAAATTTTAAGCCCTGTTATGAGCAAAGTTTCGCCTAACGATTTACCAATAATGTCTATCAGTGCAACAAGTAATTTGCCTGCCACAGAGTTTTATCAAAAAATGATTGATGATTATCTGCCTCAAATTCAACAAATTAAGGGTGTGGCAGAGATAACGGTTTTAGGTGGGGAAGAAAGAGAAATACAAGTGCAAGTGAATCAGGACAAACTGGAATTGTACAGAATTTCATTGTATCAGGTGGTTGAAGCGATTAATCGTTCGGGATTAGATTTGCCTGCCGGAAAGGTTCAAACTGATAAAGAAAGCAATTCAGTTCGATTAACAGGGAAATTCACAAAACTAAAAGACATTGAAAATGTACAGATTGCAATGCCTATTCAGGGTAGCCCTATTTATGTAAAAGATGTGGCTGATATCATTGACGGTATAAAAGAAACCACATCCATAAGCCGATACAATGGCATAGGTGGTATTGGTCTTCTTCTGAAAAAGCAAGGTGATGCCAACGCTGTTGACGTTTCGGAATTGGTAAGAGAAAAATTTGCAGCAATAGAGTCACAGAATCCTGATTCGGAATTACAATTCATCATTGCCGACGACAGTACAGATAACACAATTGCCGCAGTAAATTCTGTGATTATAGACTTAATTTTGGCAGTATTTTTAGTGTCGCTTGTAATGCTACTATTTTTGCGAAGTCTGAGAAATTCAATCATAGTTCTTGTGGCAATCCCAACTTCCTTGGTTACTGCATTTGCTGTAATGTGGATATTGGGATACACCTTGAACCTAATGACGCTTTTAGCCATGTCATTAATCATTGGCATATTGGTTGATGATGCCACCGTAGTTTTGGAAAATATCCAGCGTCACTTAGATATGGGTAAAAAGAAAAGAACAGCTGCTATGGAGGGCAGAATGGAAATTGGATTCTCGGCAGTCTCCATCACTTTAGTTGATGTTGTAGTGTTTATACCCATTTTGTTTCTACAGGTATTCGTGGCAGATATGCTCAAACAATTTTCGGTAGTAGTTGTAACCTCTACTCTTACCAGCTTATTAGTGGGATTCACTCTTACGCCCTGGATGGCTTCACGAATTGGGAAAAAAGAAGATTTGCAAGCGACAAATCTCTTTAATCGCTTCTTACTTTGGTTCGAAAAGCAATTGGAAGTCTTTATCAATTGGTACGGTAGAAAATTGGAATGGGTTCTGAGTCATAAACTTATTTTTTCGGGAATTGTCCTGCTACTTTTTGTGATGACATTTGGTATACTTAAGCAAGGTATAATTGGAAAAGAATTGATTTCTACGGGTGACCAAGGAAAATTCAGGTTAGCATTGGAATATGATAAGTATATATCTATCGAACAAAATAATTTAGTATCCTCCGAAATTGAGCAATTCATAATATCTCAACCGGAAGTATCAACGGTTTTCAGCAACATAGGTGGTCCTAGCACCGGAATTGGAAGTTTGGGAGTTGGTTCGCCCAATAAGACTGAATTTACCATTCAATTAAAAACTAAGAAAGAAAGAAATAATATTAGAACCGAAGAATTCATGCGACGATTGCGAAGTGATTTGCAAATGAATTTCCCGGGTATAAATTATTCAATGGCAGCTTTGGGGTTAGTTCCTCGCTCTGCACCAATCGAAATTACATTGAGTGGAATTAATTCAAATCTGGTTATGCACCATGCCAAAGAATTAAAGTCTGTAATTGAAACTATTCCCGGTGCCGATAATGTTCGCTTATCGGTCGAAGAGGGAAGTCCCGAATTCAAAATAATCCCCGATAAAGATAAGATGCAACGGCTGGGGTTGAATACCGCTTATGTTGGATTAAATCTTAGAGCCGCTTATACAGGTAATGATGACGCTACTTTAACTGAAGTAGGTATAGAATATCCCATTAGAATTCGCTTAAATGAGTTCAGTAGGCAAAATTTTGAAGATGTACAACAACTAACCATAACGAATCAAATGGGTATCCCTGTGAAAATCTCACAATTTGCGAGCGTTCAGCATGACAATTCCCCATCATTATTAGAAAGAAAAGACCGCCAACCGGCTGTTACTCTGACTTCTGACGCATTGGGCAGACCCTCCGGAACTGTTGCCGACGATGTAGTAGCTTATCTGAAAGATAATCCTTTGCCTAAAGAAGTGGAAATGACTTGGGGTGGCGACATCAAAAGACAAAATGATAGTTTCGGTGCATTAGGTTCAGTATTGCTTATTTCATTTTTGTTGATTTATCTTATTTTAGTTGCCTTATATGACAACTTCATTTATCCTTTTGTGGTTTTGTTCTCCATTCCTGTGGCTGCCATTGGTGCTTTCTTAGCATTAAACCTAACATTGAGCAATTTAAGTCTATTTGCCCTATTGGGGCTGATAATGTTGATGGGCTTAGTGACCAAGAACGCCATTCTAATTGTTGATTTTACCAATCAATTAAAAGCCGGAGGCAAACACTTTAGAGACGCTTTAATTATTGCAGGAAAAGAGCGAATGAGACCCATACTGATGACAACACTTTCGATGGTTTTTGGAATGCTACCGATTGCATTGGCAACAGGTACCGCAGCGGAATGGAAAAACGGTTTAGCATGGGTCATTATTGGAGGTCTGCTTTCCTCGCTAATTTTGACAGTGTTTTTAGTACCAATGGTTTATTATTGGGTTGACACTGCGAAAGAAAAATTTAGCAAAAACAAATAG
- a CDS encoding four helix bundle protein, whose translation MKTNNIIQDKSFAFAIRIVNLYKYLLAEKKEFVLSKQLLRSGTSIGANVEEAIGGQSKKDFIAKISIAYKEARETMYWLKLLKATQYLEEKEADSILHDVEELCKILSSILLSSKEANS comes from the coding sequence ATGAAAACGAACAATATCATTCAAGACAAATCATTTGCTTTTGCTATCAGAATTGTCAATCTCTACAAATACTTATTGGCTGAAAAGAAAGAATTTGTTTTATCAAAACAGTTGCTTCGGAGTGGTACAAGTATTGGAGCAAATGTGGAAGAAGCCATCGGAGGTCAATCTAAAAAAGACTTTATAGCCAAAATTTCTATCGCATACAAAGAAGCGAGAGAAACAATGTATTGGCTGAAATTATTAAAAGCCACTCAATATTTAGAAGAAAAAGAAGCTGATAGTATTCTGCATGATGTAGAAGAATTATGTAAAATTCTATCTTCTATCCTCCTGTCCTCAAAGGAAGCTAATTCTTAA
- a CDS encoding efflux RND transporter periplasmic adaptor subunit, which translates to MNWKRIIGLLLGAALIAFVVIKLISNKEIAQDRVYQYDKEQAINVRVDSIRNEFIGDELSYSGTFEPNKESKLSSELQGKINGIFVDVGSYVKKGQSLIQLDNSLLKLQLQTVEVQIEGLEADFERYQILVKADAIQGVQLEKAELGLKSAKVQKATLLEQISKTIIKAPFDGVITAKLSEVGSFAAPGVPLLQLTDISTLKFTVNIPESALSNFKLDNIYSIKADVYPDFALDGSLIMVGSKANMGSSFPVQFKVKNTSDFKIKSGMFGKAFLSNENQEKGIMIPASAIVGTSNQQQVYLVKDNKAVLQNISVSERIQNKALISNGLKAGDVIITNGFINLYDGANISIKN; encoded by the coding sequence ATGAATTGGAAAAGAATAATTGGATTGTTGTTGGGGGCTGCATTGATAGCCTTCGTTGTCATTAAGTTGATATCCAACAAAGAAATTGCTCAAGATAGAGTTTATCAATACGATAAAGAGCAAGCAATCAATGTCCGGGTAGATTCTATTCGAAATGAATTTATTGGGGACGAATTGAGTTATAGCGGGACTTTCGAGCCAAATAAGGAATCGAAATTGAGCTCTGAATTACAGGGTAAAATCAATGGAATTTTTGTAGATGTTGGAAGCTATGTCAAAAAGGGTCAGTCGTTAATACAGTTAGATAATTCTCTATTAAAACTACAACTACAGACTGTTGAAGTGCAGATTGAAGGATTAGAAGCAGACTTTGAACGCTATCAAATTTTAGTTAAAGCAGATGCCATTCAAGGTGTCCAATTAGAAAAAGCTGAATTAGGCTTGAAATCCGCAAAAGTCCAAAAGGCTACACTATTGGAGCAAATAAGCAAAACCATCATCAAAGCACCTTTTGACGGTGTGATAACAGCAAAACTGAGTGAAGTAGGTTCATTCGCAGCGCCTGGAGTACCCTTACTTCAGTTAACGGACATTTCAACTTTAAAATTCACTGTAAATATACCGGAAAGTGCATTATCAAATTTCAAATTGGATAATATTTACTCAATCAAAGCTGATGTTTATCCCGACTTTGCTCTCGATGGTTCGCTTATCATGGTAGGCAGTAAGGCAAATATGGGTAGTAGTTTTCCGGTTCAGTTTAAAGTGAAAAACACTTCCGATTTCAAAATTAAATCCGGAATGTTTGGAAAAGCATTTTTATCGAACGAAAATCAAGAAAAAGGCATCATGATTCCTGCTTCAGCTATCGTAGGTACTTCAAATCAGCAACAAGTATATTTGGTAAAAGACAATAAGGCTGTATTGCAGAACATAAGCGTTTCAGAACGAATTCAGAATAAAGCGCTTATATCGAATGGTTTGAAAGCAGGCGATGTTATTATCACAAATGGATTCATCAATTTATATGACGGCGCTAATATTTCAATTAAGAATTAA
- a CDS encoding TolC family protein: MKLVNIHKHFFILIILMLGLNTVQAQVWTLNQCIEAAQENNKSLQIGKNNIAISEFRHKESKANLLPKVNANVDYKYFTNLPYQLMPLSTFNPAAEEGQFREAQFGVPHNINANLQFSMILYNPQVYGSIKTTKVATELAELQFRKSEEQIFFEISNLYYNAQILHHQMIFIDSNLVNSERLLINMQLLKEQLLAKGTDVGKVELQVAQLSTQKEIVLSKFNQVLNALKFAIGIPIEQNLQIEPEIEFQKSNEYSKSITLDMQIVKTQNNLLANEISTLNKSRFLPSLNLIASYGASGFGYDKQPNSFLNFYPIGFAGIQLSYPLFNGTVTKQKINQKNIEVLNNELQFDLITDQSNMQTENAKSQIKVAYYSIEKTKEQIKFATEIYQQTILQQKQGLANLTDVILADNTLREAQQSYLSSVIDYLKADLELKKVSGNLSIKN, from the coding sequence ATGAAGTTAGTAAATATTCACAAACATTTCTTCATCCTCATCATTCTCATGTTGGGATTGAATACAGTTCAAGCACAAGTTTGGACACTGAATCAATGTATTGAGGCAGCACAAGAGAACAATAAGAGCCTTCAAATCGGTAAAAACAATATTGCTATTAGTGAGTTCCGGCATAAGGAATCCAAAGCTAATTTGCTTCCCAAAGTTAACGCCAATGTTGATTACAAATACTTTACAAATCTGCCTTACCAACTGATGCCTCTATCAACCTTTAATCCGGCAGCAGAAGAAGGTCAATTTAGAGAGGCTCAGTTTGGTGTTCCGCATAACATCAATGCGAATTTGCAATTTTCGATGATATTGTATAATCCACAAGTTTATGGTTCCATTAAAACAACGAAAGTAGCTACGGAATTAGCAGAATTGCAATTTCGGAAGTCCGAGGAGCAAATCTTTTTTGAAATCTCGAATCTCTATTACAACGCACAAATTTTGCATCATCAAATGATTTTTATTGACAGCAATCTTGTGAATTCAGAAAGGCTTTTGATAAATATGCAATTGCTCAAAGAGCAACTTTTAGCAAAAGGTACAGATGTTGGTAAAGTGGAATTGCAAGTGGCACAATTATCAACACAGAAAGAAATTGTATTAAGTAAATTCAACCAAGTCCTGAATGCTTTGAAATTCGCTATAGGCATTCCAATCGAGCAAAATCTTCAGATTGAACCGGAAATTGAATTTCAAAAAAGTAACGAATACAGCAAGTCAATTACTTTGGATATGCAAATTGTGAAGACTCAAAACAATTTGTTAGCCAATGAGATAAGCACATTGAATAAATCGAGATTTTTACCTTCGCTTAATCTCATAGCTTCTTATGGAGCAAGCGGTTTTGGATATGATAAGCAGCCTAATAGTTTCTTGAATTTTTACCCAATCGGTTTTGCAGGCATTCAACTTTCATATCCTCTGTTCAACGGTACAGTAACGAAACAAAAAATTAATCAAAAAAATATTGAAGTACTAAACAATGAGCTTCAATTTGACTTAATCACTGACCAGAGCAATATGCAGACAGAAAACGCAAAATCGCAAATAAAAGTTGCATATTATTCTATTGAAAAGACAAAAGAGCAAATCAAGTTTGCTACTGAGATTTACCAACAAACGATATTACAGCAGAAACAGGGGTTGGCAAATCTCACGGATGTGATATTAGCTGACAATACTTTGCGTGAAGCACAACAATCATACCTGTCTTCAGTAATAGATTATCTGAAAGCTGATTTAGAACTGAAAAAAGTAAGCGGAAACTTATCAATTAAGAATTAA
- a CDS encoding TetR/AcrR family transcriptional regulator, with protein sequence MTITDRQMEIIEAAGRILTSSGTGGLTIKNLAKEMQFSESAIYRHFTGKEEIIVALLEYLAQIIDERCTIATSLGNSPEEKFTLLFQYQLSFFKENPHFVVAVFSDGLMEESERINQTILKIFSVKMKHLMPILIEGQQKQVFTNSVTTEELMQIVMGTFRLQMFKWRLANYQFDIQRTGNNLIQSILTIIRNK encoded by the coding sequence ATGACTATAACAGACAGACAAATGGAAATCATAGAAGCCGCCGGTAGAATACTCACCTCATCGGGTACCGGCGGATTGACCATAAAAAACTTAGCCAAAGAAATGCAATTCTCTGAAAGTGCTATTTACAGGCACTTTACCGGCAAGGAGGAGATTATTGTAGCTTTACTTGAATACCTTGCACAGATTATTGACGAACGATGCACTATTGCAACTTCATTAGGTAATTCGCCAGAGGAAAAGTTCACATTACTATTCCAATATCAGCTTTCGTTTTTTAAAGAAAATCCTCATTTTGTTGTAGCTGTTTTTTCAGATGGGCTTATGGAAGAAAGTGAACGAATAAACCAAACTATACTGAAAATCTTTTCGGTTAAAATGAAGCATTTGATGCCTATATTAATCGAAGGACAACAGAAGCAAGTATTCACAAATTCAGTAACAACTGAGGAATTGATGCAAATCGTCATGGGAACGTTCAGACTACAAATGTTTAAATGGCGGCTAGCGAATTATCAATTTGACATCCAACGTACCGGAAACAACTTAATTCAGTCAATTTTAACAATAATAAGGAATAAATAA
- a CDS encoding Fic family protein: MKITEQTYLKDYEASVGDKIANYSAISSRTDLKIDLGYKNQASAVYSANIEGNSIDLNSFMNYALLKAKGKNNKEIVEIENLVAAYEFAQGNQLNAKNLLHCHAILSETLLIKSKRGHFRNEKIGVFDQYGLVYLAIEPEHVDGKINEFFADLENLLNTHLSPTEVFYHAALIHLVFAHIHPFSDGNGRVARLLEKWFIAEKLGKSYWNLQTEKYYKEHRQNYYENIKLGANYYELDYSACLPFLLMSVNSLP; the protein is encoded by the coding sequence ATGAAAATCACTGAGCAAACATATTTGAAGGATTACGAAGCAAGTGTTGGCGATAAAATTGCGAACTATTCGGCAATTTCGTCCCGGACTGATTTGAAGATTGACTTGGGATACAAAAACCAAGCGTCAGCGGTATATTCAGCAAATATCGAAGGCAATAGCATTGATTTGAACTCCTTTATGAATTATGCTTTGTTGAAAGCAAAAGGCAAAAATAACAAGGAAATAGTAGAAATTGAGAATTTGGTTGCGGCATATGAATTTGCACAAGGCAATCAGCTGAATGCAAAAAATCTGTTGCATTGCCACGCAATTTTGTCCGAAACATTGCTAATCAAAAGCAAGCGTGGTCATTTCCGAAATGAAAAGATTGGAGTTTTCGACCAATATGGATTGGTTTATCTGGCAATTGAACCGGAACATGTTGATGGCAAAATCAATGAATTTTTCGCCGATTTAGAAAATTTGCTCAATACACATTTATCTCCAACAGAAGTTTTTTACCATGCTGCGTTGATACATTTGGTTTTTGCTCATATTCATCCCTTCAGCGATGGGAATGGACGAGTAGCCCGATTGCTCGAAAAGTGGTTCATTGCAGAAAAGCTTGGTAAAAGTTATTGGAATTTGCAAACTGAAAAGTATTACAAGGAGCATCGGCAAAATTATTATGAAAATATCAAACTTGGTGCAAATTATTACGAATTAGATTATTCTGCTTGTCTTCCCTTTCTGCTAATGTCGGTCAATTCCCTACCCTAA
- the rsmH gene encoding 16S rRNA (cytosine(1402)-N(4))-methyltransferase RsmH, which yields MKKKRAKPQRVRTDKSRHIEYDYHLPVLLDVSVDNLVQNANGIYVDGTLGGGGHAELILSKLDFGGSLIAFDKDRNAVEHCERKLKHYVTKDAAPKLTIYNECYSNVCEKSAVWGKFSGLLLDLGVSSKQLDTESAGLSYRVDSPLDMRFGNHGKTAEELLKTAEVADLTHVLRFYGEEPNSARIARRIVEMRRVIPLNSTFELRDIITSVVPVPLHYKTLSRVFQAIRIAVNDELNILERTLNCIIDNLRPGGRIVVISYHSLEDRIVKHFMRTNATKDNHRLALITKKPIIPSEEEIATNPRARSAKLRVAEVL from the coding sequence ATGAAGAAGAAAAGAGCAAAACCGCAAAGAGTGCGTACCGACAAGAGTCGGCACATAGAATATGACTATCATTTGCCGGTATTGCTTGATGTAAGTGTTGACAATTTGGTTCAAAATGCTAATGGTATTTATGTAGATGGTACATTAGGTGGCGGCGGGCATGCAGAGCTGATATTATCGAAATTAGATTTCGGGGGGAGTCTGATAGCGTTCGATAAAGACAGAAATGCGGTAGAACACTGCGAGAGGAAGTTAAAGCATTACGTTACAAAAGATGCTGCTCCTAAACTTACTATCTATAATGAGTGCTATAGCAATGTCTGCGAGAAATCAGCAGTTTGGGGGAAATTCAGTGGTTTATTGCTTGATTTGGGCGTTTCCTCGAAGCAACTTGATACTGAATCCGCCGGGCTGAGTTACAGAGTTGACTCGCCTCTCGACATGCGGTTCGGTAACCACGGCAAAACTGCCGAAGAACTACTGAAGACGGCTGAGGTAGCAGATTTGACCCATGTTCTTCGCTTTTATGGCGAGGAACCAAATTCAGCAAGAATTGCGCGACGTATCGTCGAAATGCGTCGCGTGATTCCTCTGAATTCAACATTCGAACTTCGCGATATTATCACCTCCGTTGTTCCCGTTCCACTACACTACAAGACCCTTTCGCGAGTTTTCCAAGCTATTCGCATCGCCGTAAACGATGAATTGAACATTTTGGAAAGAACGCTGAATTGCATCATTGATAATTTGCGTCCCGGCGGAAGAATCGTGGTAATTTCATATCATTCGCTCGAAGATAGAATTGTCAAACATTTCATGCGTACAAATGCCACCAAAGACAACCACAGATTAGCACTCATCACCAAAAAACCAATAATACCAAGTGAAGAGGAAATCGCCACCAATCCCAGAGCACGCAGCGCCAAGTTGAGAGTTGCCGAAGTGTTGTGA
- the mraZ gene encoding division/cell wall cluster transcriptional repressor MraZ, translated as MAFFKGQELHSIDNKGRVNIPAKMRRSISPDANDTFTVTRGQDDCIVAYPLDEWKNYEEKFEELNQYDSKNRFFLRKILMWSEEVLLDAQQRIMLPKKLTDFAGIEGKVLIVGMVDHIEFWNPEKFEEYLNNHDESYEEVAAKVMVK; from the coding sequence ATGGCATTTTTCAAAGGGCAAGAATTACATTCTATCGACAACAAAGGTAGAGTGAATATTCCGGCAAAGATGCGTCGCAGCATATCGCCGGATGCCAATGATACATTTACCGTTACTCGCGGGCAAGATGATTGCATCGTGGCGTATCCCTTAGATGAATGGAAAAATTACGAGGAAAAATTCGAAGAACTTAACCAGTATGATTCAAAAAACAGATTTTTCTTACGTAAAATCTTGATGTGGTCGGAAGAAGTGCTGCTTGATGCACAACAACGCATAATGCTCCCAAAAAAATTGACAGATTTTGCGGGAATCGAAGGCAAAGTGCTGATAGTTGGGATGGTGGACCACATTGAGTTTTGGAATCCGGAGAAATTCGAAGAATATTTGAACAATCACGACGAAAGTTACGAAGAAGTAGCGGCGAAAGTGATGGTAAAATAG